Proteins from a single region of Dictyostelium discoideum AX4 chromosome 5 chromosome, whole genome shotgun sequence:
- the secG gene encoding Arf guanyl-nucleotide exchange factor (pleckstrin homology (PH) domain-containing protein): protein MGSTSNSTKNTGSTTTTTTTAAPATTAKHSNSAPTRPSVHYYSSTGDIEKLSNLLNNSATSPDTPDSEKRTPLHHAAFCGSAACVNFLLDKKANANIKDSAGNTPLQWASSRGHLECIKLLVEKGGVDVNTKDDKNGTPLHKASLFASAECVLYLLNGKADPRAVTTNGETPLHHASAGGNPQCVELLIKADSKVNAVDNDCITPLHQASFSGHSSCVSLLLKKGAKVDPRDIHGISPLHNAASAGYVDCVEQLVRNGENINCVDIEGVTPLHHTCFNGNLQLTKRLIELGAKINMVDEMGETPLHKAAFNGHKEVCEYLLYLDPTMIDCRDSRQSTSLHLAAFNGLLDMVDLLIRYKAQINIKDEEGATPLHKASFNGHSSCAKLLVDKGAPICIVDSQGATPLHKAAFNGRSKCLATLIRSGAELEVKDSQGGTPLHNAAYNGHSDCCRILLKKGANVNAVDTHSSTPLHLASAAGARDTVDVLIQFKARIDAKNFAGKTPLVYAIKKNHSDVARVLIRAGADLDQVSLRSSVDFTKTFGTENHDEIYQIVNKRESSNHEVDELQLALEQQAKEDMEQLAAEKQKLLLIKAAIAQFNSHPKKGIEFIVANGVISEKNPKEVAHFLLTHSELSKQSIGEYIGEGDDFNLQVLHAFVDELNFFGLDFDVALRKYLLTFRLPGEAQKIDRMMEKFASQFYQHNPENKVFVNQDAVYVLAFSVIMLNTDAHNPNIKKKMTKAEFLRNNSGINSGDDLPPDFMENLYDKIVTNEIKMERDGNQANQHVEKKGWLTKQGGRIKTWKKRWFILTANCLLYYKTPQDHEPCGIIPLENVVVTIDPQKKFCFMLHSSQEQMKACKLNSDGTLVQANHAAYFIAAANMAEMDSWVQSIKSNIHSNPNFEQLLKRKAETIRGRGKVSTKPIQNRKQTISGPPPSTTTTTTSTASNNVTSVGSPPNSGSVLNSSGSKPVTFSSTSSPVQQQTSALS, encoded by the coding sequence atgggatcaacatcaaattcaacaaagaATACaggatcaacaacaacaacaacaacaacagcagcaccagcaacaacagcaaaaCATTCAAATTCAGCACCAACAAGACCATCAGTACATTATTATTCATCTACAGGTGATATTGAAAAGTTATCAAATCTTTTGAATAATTCAGCAACATCACCAGATACACCAGATTCTGAAAAGAGAACACCATTACATCATGCAGCATTTTGTGGATCAGCAGCATGTGTAAACTTTTTGTTAGATAAGAAAGCAAATGCCAACATTAAAGATTCAGCAGGTAATACTCCCTTGCAATGGGCATCAAGTAGAGGACATTTAGAGTGTATCAAACTATTGGTAGAAAAAGGTGGAGTGGACGTTAATACCaaagatgataaaaatgGTACGCCACTACACAAAGCATCATTATTTGCATCAGCAGAATGTGtactatatttattaaatggtaAAGCAGATCCAAGAGCAGTGACAACCAATGGTGAAACACCGTTACATCATGCATCTGCTGGTGGTAATCCACAATGTGTAGAGTTGTTGATTAAGGCCGACTCCAAAGTGAATGCAGTGGACAATGATTGTATCACACCATTACATCAAGCTTCATTTAGTGGTCATTCAAGTTgtgtatcattattattgaaaaaggGCGCAAAAGTGGATCCTCGTGACATTCATGGTATTTCACCATTACACAATGCCGCATCTGCAGGCTATGTAGATTGTGTTGAGCAATTGGTAAGAAATGGTGAGAACATCAATTGTGTCGATATCGAGGGTGTCACACCGTTACATCATACATGTTTCAATGGTAACCTACAATTAACCAAACGTTTAATAGAGTTAGGAGCAAAGATTAATATGGTGGATGAAATGGGTGAAACACCATTACATAAAGCAGCATTCAATGGACATAAAGAAGTTTGTGAATATCTTTTATATTTAGATCCAACAATGATCGATTGCAGAGATAGTCGTCAATCAACTTCACTTCATTTGGCAGCATTCAATGGTTTACTTGATATGGTAGATCTACTCATTCGTTATAAAGCACAAATCAATATCAAGGATGAAGAGGGGGCAACACCACTACACAAAGCATCATTCAATGGCCATTCATCTTGTGCCAAGCTATTGGTCGATAAAGGAGCACCCATTTGCATCGTTGATAGTCAAGGCGCAACACCATTACATAAAGCAGCATTCAATGGTAGAAGTAAATGTTTGGCAACATTGATCAGAAGTGGTGCTGAATTGGAGGTTAAAGATAGTCAAGGTGGTACGCCCCTACATAATGCAGCCTACAATGGTCATTCGGATTGTTGTAGAATCCTCTTGAAAAAGGGTGCAAATGTTAATGCCGTCGACACCCATTCAAGTACACCATTACATTTGGCAAGTGCAGCTGGTGCTCGTGATACAGTGGATGTGTTAATTCAATTTAAGGCACGTATTGATGCTAAAAACTTTGCAGGTAAAACTCCATTGGTTTATGCCATCAAAAAGAATCATTCCGATGTGGCTCGTGTTTTAATTAGAGCGGGTGCAGATTTAGATCAAGTTAGTCTACGTTCATCAGTTGATTTCACAAAAACCTTTGGTACCGAGAATCATGATGAAATCTATCAAATCGTCAATAAACGTGAATCATCCAATCATGAAGTCGATGAACTTCAATTGGCTTTGGAACAACAGGCCAAAGAAGATATGGAACAATTGGCCGCAGAGAAACAAAAATTGTTATTGATTAAAGCTGCAATCGCTCAATTTAATAGCCATCCAAAGAAAGGTATTGAATTCATTGTTGCCAATGGTGTAATTAGTGAAAAGAATCCAAAAGAGGTTGCACATTTCCTTTTGACTCATAGTGAACTTTCAAAACAATCCATTGGTGAGTATATTGGTGAAGGTGATGATTTCAACCTTCAAGTACTCCATGCATTTGTAGAtgaattaaacttttttggATTGGATTTCGATGTGGCATTACGTAAATATCTACTCACTTTTAGATTGCCTGGTGAAGCTCAAAAGATCGATCGTATGATGGAGAAATTTGCATCACAATTCTATCAACATAATCCAGAGAATAAGGTATTTGTAAATCAAGATGCTGTCTATGTATTGGCTTTCTCTGTGATTATGTTAAACACTGATGCTCATAATCCAAACataaagaagaaaatgaCCAAAGCTGAATTCCTTcgtaataatagtggtatcAATAGTGGTGATGATTTACCACCCGATTTCATGGAGAATCTTTATGATAAAATCGTTACCAACGAAATTAAGATGGAGCGTGATGGTAATCAAGCAAATCAACATGTTGAAAAGAAAGGTTGGTTAACAAAGCAAGGTGGTAGAATTAAGACTTGGAAGAAGCGTTGGTTCATATTGACCGCCAATTGTTTACTCTACTATAAGACCCCTCAAGATCATGAACCTTGTGGTATCATTCCATTGGAGAATGTTGTCGTCACCATCGACCCACAGAAAAAGTTTTGTTTTATGCTTCATTCCTCACAGGAGCAAATGAAAGCTTGTAAATTGAATTCCGATGGTACTTTGGTTCAAGCAAATCATGCCGCTTATTTTATCGCCGCTGCAAATATGGCCGAAATGGATAGTTGGgttcaatcaattaaatcaaacatTCATAGTAATCCAAACTTTGAACAACTCTTAAAAAGAAAAGCTGAAACCATTAGAGGTCGTGGTAAAGTTTCTACAAAACCAATTCAAAATAGAAAACAAACAATCTCTGGTCCACCACcttcaaccaccaccaccacaacttCAACCGCCTCAAATAATGTCACTTCTGTTGGTAGTCCTCCAAATAGTGGTAGTGTATTAAATTCAAGTGGTAGTAAACCTGTAACTTTTTCTTCAACTTCTTCTCCAGTTCAACAACAAACTTCTGCattatcttaa
- the nup133 gene encoding nucleoporin 133: MYYSSSKPIKKKPNTGISEFNPTQSQIQQQSCNYKITPTYDLPFILTQAINDENQQHQIEQDLTGSLSSRDGTCFIIYSNELFIWTIDKPQYCDRIELPIKQNITRQHIVVYKNKSSSERFSVFLCSPLTGYIRFWGNSSKPNVSQDLPLENPGNNNNFKIFITECQPFGVIVGNSLGSIYLVSVKNNNNLISKKINKSQGMLSYLYLSRQSPVISVFSSPINQQQLQNNNNSHHHHHHHSTTLSSNNFSTIPSRFIYILTEGSLLKYEIENGTERIILDFPIQKEITKLFSNFPKFHQMNIDTIIDQNKDEIQIVNFILYETSASQNLVKYYILQIEIQDDQVLRIKRLDSFSANKKLGGGVTSIEPILQTNSLKYYLTWFDNIYYYSNGGGGGGGVNGIISGSISFQSDIAFSGFYKNQFYFFSEQGINKLDIQPFGSGQLASSELHIQDTIKNIESDIYMDTDNTTSVTGTPATTASATISTTPTIVSPILFDIPKDENLIGSKRNNVLKLMNSFSLKQHTRVDQFVKICKGYNDFDQVIQQVSLWIIDQQPNSKFWAEDGKLLHMFVKEISVQLNQQLEDKKKRHNFLLTCIKDTDLDKLLTTQTKEILKKNEIKIKCAIELRNYQNQQEQSRKSLNYTTTTTTIMKGASSSSSIFSQLIESLVAERNPNWTNIGMNVFELFYSNVSGIDQILINITSKLQELLQNQPQQQQLLTSANKAQILLENCELFYLISSSFPVEYLNSPIIQSTSISIHNLFPKVIQSILNFIQLEFPNQVAGLLGGGGIGGLGNGHSSSSSTILFKKDLGIPNVDKQLYDHLYKLTEKYLYSLKINQFEQFNQFKTKLIEPFVECFKFQEAITLANQFDDFFTLINVYCYQQHQLQNSTITIATTITPADNNKLLIDCLNKFEKIGQLSKVYEYMLERDLKSELLQLPSDFNDSLFRFLQSNSELSWIHSIRMKNWTNVSNTLYQKSISNQHHQQQQQQQQHQVMTLKEKQKLLSLSKVSLMVSTATSSSSSSSSLELQLQPSQQIQLDVINQNLSLIKSQKFFLPDLKNVLSVSEVVQLILQREIGDEDPMVNFVSCIEIISESPLLLKKEEVKELLKLILELSIVNETVFFEKSISDIQLSYSLKETKFYNLISHPHFPKEIALVLLSPIIEDFYKTHINSNKFSSLDDKRQFEISVARLLELSKLEIGQKQI, encoded by the exons ATGTATTATTCATCAtctaaaccaattaaaaagaaaccaaATACAGGTATAAGTGAATTTAATCCAACTCAAtcacaaattcaacaacaatcttGTAATTACAAGATAACACCAACTTATGATCTACCATTCATATTAACACAAGCAATAAATGATGagaatcaacaacatcaaatagAACAAGATTTAACTGGTTCTTTATCATCTCGTGATGGTACTtgttttatcatttattcaaatgaattatttatttggacAATTgat aaaccACAATATTGTGATAGAATtgaattaccaattaaacaaaatataaCAAGACAACATATTGtagtttataaaaataaatcatcaagTGAAAGATTTTCAGTCTTTTTATGTTCACCATTGACTGGTTATATTAGATTTTGGGGAAACAGTTCAAAACCAAATGTATCTCAAGATTTACCATTGGAAAATCcaggtaataataataactttaaaatattcatCACTGAATGTCAACCATTTGGTGTCATCGTTGGTAATTCTTTAGGTTCAATCTATTTAGTTAGtgtaaagaataataataatttaatctctaaaaagattaataaatCACAAGGAATGTTAAgttatctttatttatcAAGACAATCACCTGTAATCTCTGTATTCTCTTCACCaattaatcaacaacaattacaaaataataataatagtcatcaccaccaccaccatcattcAACCACACtttcatcaaataatttttcaaccATTCCAAGtagatttatttatattttaacagagggttcattattaaaatatgaaattGAGAATGGTACAGAGAGaattattttagattttccaattcaaaaagaaattacaaaacttttttcaaattttccaaaatttcatcaaatgAATATAGACACAATCATTGATCaaaataaagatgaaatACAAATTGTAAACTTTATATTATATGAAACTTCTGCTTCTCAAAATTTagttaaatattatatattacaAATTGAAATTCAAGATGATCAAGTTTTAAGAATAAAAAGATTAGATAGTTTTTctgcaaataaaaaatta gGTGGTGGTGTTACttcaattgaaccaattttacaaacaaattcattaaaatattatttaacatggtttgataatatttattattattcaaatggtggtggtggtggtggtggtgttaatGGTATTATATCAggttcaatttcatttcaaaGTGATATAGCATTTAGTGGTTTCTATaagaatcaattttatttcttttctgAACAaggtattaataaattagatATTCAACCATTTGGTAGTGGTCAGTTGGCAAGTTCAGAATTACATATTCaagatacaattaaaaatattgaatctGATATTTATATGGATACAGATAATACAACATCAGTAACAGGTACaccagcaacaacagcatcagcaacaatatcaacaacaccaactattgtatcaccaattttatttgatatacCAAAAGATGAGAATTTAATTGGTagtaaaagaaataatgTATTAAAGTTaatgaattcattttcattgaaACAACATACAAGAGTTGATCAATTTGTAAAGATTTGTAAAGGTTATAATGATTTCGATCAAGTGATTCAACAAGTTTCACTTTGGATTATTGATCAACAACCAAATAGTAAGTTTTGGGCTGAAGATGGTAAATTGTTACATATGTTTGTTAAAGAGATCTCTGTACAATTGAATCAACAATTAGAGGATAAAAAGAAACGTCATAACTTTTTATTGACTTGTATTAAAGATACTGATTTGGATAAACTCTTGACAACTCAAACAAAGGAAAtcttaaaaaagaatgaaattaaaattaaatgtgcTATTGAATTAAgaaattaccaaaatcaacaagaacaatctagaaaatctttaaattataccaccaccaccaccaccattatgaAAGgagcatcatcatcatcatcaatattctcacaattaattgaatcattagTGGCTGAACGTAATCCAAATTGGACAAATATTGGTATGAatgtttttgaattattttatagTAATGTTTCTGGTattgatcaaattttaattaatataacaaGTAAATTACAagaattattacaaaatcaacctcaacaacaacaactattaACATCAGCAAATAAAGctcaaattttattagaaaattgtgaattattttatttaatttcttcaagTTTCCCagttgaatatttaaattcaccaaTTATTCAAAGtacatcaatttcaattcatAATTTGTTTCCAAAAGTTATTCAATCtatattaaatttcattCAATTGGAATTTCCAAATCAAGTTGCAGGTTTacttggtggtggtggtattggtGGTTTAGGTAATGGTCATTCATCTTCAAGTTCAAcgatattatttaaaaaggaTTTAGGTATTCCAAATGTTGATAAACAACTCTATGATCATCTTTATAAATTAACAgagaaatatttatattctttaaagattaatcaatttgaacaattcaatcaatttaaaactaaattaattgaaccgTTTGTtgaatgttttaaatttcaagAAGCAATTACATTGGCAAATCAATTTGATGATTTCTTTACTTTAATTAATGTTTATTgttatcaacaacatcaattacaaaattCAACCATAACTATCGCCACTACCATTACGCCagctgataataataaacttttaattgattgtttaaataaatttgaaaagatCGGTCAATTATCAAAAGTTTATGAATACATGTTAGAAAGAGATTTAAAGAGTGAATTACTTCAATTACCTTCAGATTTTAATGATAGTTTATTTAGATTCTTACAATCAAATTCTGAATTATCTTGGATACACTCAATTAGAATGAAAAATTGGACAAATGTTTCAAATACATTAtatcaaaaatcaatttcaaatcaacatcatcaacaacaacaacaacaacaacaacatcaagtTATgacattaaaagaaaaacaaaaattattaagtTTATCAAAAGTTTCTTTAATGGTATCTACTGcaacttcttcatcatcatcatcttcttcattagaattacaattacaaccatcacaacaaattcaattagaTGTTATTAATCAgaatttatcattaattaaatcacaaaaattctttttaccaGATTTAAAGAATGTTTTATCAGTGTCAGAGGTtgttcaattaatattacaaagAGAAATTGGTGATGAAGATCCAATGGTTAATTTTGTTAGTTGCATTGAAATCATCTCTgaatcaccattattattaaagaaagaaGAAGTTAAGgaattgttgaaattgattttagaATTATCTATTGTTAATGAAACTGTTTTCTTTGAGAAATCAATCTCTGATATTCAATTAAGTTATAGTTTAAAGGAAACTAAATtctataatttaatatctcATCCACATTTCCCAAAAGAAATCGCATTGGTACTATTATCACCAATCATTGaagatttttataaaactCATATTAACTCTAATAAATTCTCAAGTTTAGATGATAAAAGACAATTTGAAATCTCGGTTGCTAGATTATTGGAATTATCGAAATTGGAAATTGgtcaaaaacaaatttaa
- the pyrK gene encoding UMP-CMP kinase — translation MMEKSKPNVVFVLGGPGSGKGTQCANIVRDFGWVHLSAGDLLRQEQQSGSKDGEMIATMIKNGEIVPSIVTVKLLKNAIDANQGKNFLVDGFPRNEENNNSWEENMKDFVDTKFVLFFDCPEEVMTQRLLKRGESSGRSDDNIESIKKRFNTFNVQTKLVIDHYNKFDKVKIIPANRDVNEVYNDVENLFKSMGF, via the exons ATGATGGAAAAAAGTAAACCAaatgttgtatttgttttaGGTGGACCAGGTTCAGGTAAAGGTACTCAATGCGCCAACATTGTTAGAGATTTTGGATGGGTACATTTATCAGCAGGTGATTTATTACGTCAAGAACAACAATCTGGTTCAAAAGATGGTGAAATGATTGCAACAATGATCAAAAATGGTGAAATCGTTCCATCAATTGTAActgtaaaattattaaagaatgcTATTGATGCTAATCAAGGTAAAAACTTTTTAGTTGATGGTTTCCCACgtaatgaagaaaataataattcttggGAAGAAAAT atgAAAGATTTTGTTGATacaaaatttgttttattctTTGATTGTCCAGAAGAAGTTATGACTCAAAGATTATTAAAGAGAGGTGAATCAAGTGGTAGATCagatgataatattgaatcaattaaaaagagaTTCAATACATTCAACGTTCAAACTAAATTAGTTATCGatcattataataaatttgacaAAGTTAAAATCATTCCAGCAAATAGAGATGTTAATGAAGTTTATAATGATGTTGAAAAcctttttaaatcaatgggtttttaa
- a CDS encoding beta-ketoacyl synthase family protein, whose amino-acid sequence MIKGNNVVIIGVGFRFLKNNTYINNINELLENKIQNELKEIKSSDSISNEIKEFDSSLFFKLDESKDKISEKQILLLKCIWESMENANIDPTNLQTSIKTSVLIGSDQYEPGMPDSIRVSQAFNLKGECLTNNGVGSIVASLKFGYKSIFFGDSKIAIIGGSNRNKNGEIEQVGAFILKGLEDAIADNDNIYCSVRDINEISDLEIPRTDNRYSVNKISESVGIISMIKSFLKFENISKSKLIFNTIVYGPYHSPSFIFSKHFENNYNNNKEIIYNKNISREEDQPSPSLIYKVESQNYLIPFSANSINSLKKVQSIIIEDKNNEFQSTIPFKDFVKHQINSRSIKLKSKSIIIAKDWDELKNIQTSINYSPILNYSNNNNNINDDESVNVFVFCGQGPQYITMMDDLYNNEVFFKKSADLINEKLIKYLGFSPLEKLKSIADCSNLINESTISQPLLFIFNISLFELYKHWGIKPSIIVGHCIGEVFAAYCSGMFDLETACLLVSQRGIAQDSTNGIGKMLSLSIGKNEYQSIIPIENYPNVEFSCFNSPNSIVIGGPEHDLNEISKILLNNGVTATMLSSLASCHTSSQNKTREHLTNLKFKHQQPIVPTFSTVNTKLFDNESTKFDSTHLFNCIALPVYFDETISNIYKYIEDNQLGSKVTFFEMAPHPSLSNYLKEMIPISSKYFNDGDSVSVYSPCHKRKNHHQEFQKTLIDLYLNNFNIDFNCQFGGENRYDKSFKKNTTKLPFYQWCDKSIEINESSKDDSNITFEQLFFKKSAQFIKFSDESLIDRNERLIRYGADSLIIVQIKNWVDRYLKVKNLVTIQQLQNNSINDSIILIEQKYKEFLDGKLISKLEMTKEERKQFWENEMKLDPSIQHLKIVKENDKRVFITGTTGFLGAHMLVHLLKLSNCSVTYCLLRNKSNSTNPINEIINNLKHHKVYDQLNQIQLSKIVPVIGDLAKARLGLSDKDYSLIANNANLIINSGADLNLESDYNSNKPVNVDGIVEIIKLSISDHINGIQKPIVNFSTFTVFINQSLNGEEFDESILPSLDNIDNLPAGYMQSKVVGEYLLIEAARRGIPSMLIRPPSIFSHPETGVGLSSDFFQLSVQCCYATGYYPDVDMKVLLTPVDWVSDNTMNLILTDKCWDESNHGKLNIYNVYGDITAPKDIYGPMNKIYNCKPIAFGKWRQMIMDSDVLSCVKFRSFHSMDFHEKHNIDKGLNLSKRTKNLLKSIGSYNENWKVNEKMIISHINYIFNNNN is encoded by the coding sequence atgataaaaggTAATAATGTTGTAATTATTGGTGTTGgttttagatttttaaaaaacaatacatatataaataatattaatgaattattggaaaacaaaattcaaaatgaaCTAAAAGAAATTAAGTCATcagattcaatttcaaatgaaattaaagaatttgattcttctttatttttcaaattagaTGAGAGTAAAGATAAGATTAGTGAAAAACAAATCCTCCTTTTGAAATGTATTTGGGAATCAATGGAAAATGCAAATATTGATCCAACCAATTTACAAACTTCAATTAAAACTTCGGTTTTGATTGGCTCAGATCAATATGAACCAGGAATGCCAGATTCGATAAGAGTCTCTCAAGCATTCAATTTGAAAGGTGAATGCTTAACTAACAATGGTGTTGGTTCGATTGTTGCCtcattaaaatttggttATAAGTCTATATTTTTTGGTGACTCAAAAATTGCAATCATTGGAGGttcaaatagaaataaaaatggtgaaaTTGAACAAGTTGGTGCATTTATTTTAAAGGGTTTGGAAGATGCAATCgctgataatgataatatttattgTTCAGTAAGAgatattaatgaaatatCCGATTTAGAAATTCCAAGAACTGATAATAGATATTCCGTTAATAAAATCTCTGAATCTGTTGGTATCATATCAAtgattaaatcatttttaaaatttgaaaatatctcaaaaagtaaattaattttcaatacAATTGTTTATGGTCCTTATCATTCACCtagtttcattttttcaaaacattttgaaaataattataataataataaagaaattatttataacaaAAACATTTCAAGAGAAGAAGATCAACCATCGCCatcattaatttataaagttGAAagtcaaaattatttaattccatTCTCTGCAAATTctataaattctttaaaaaaagtacaatcaattataattgaaGATAAAAACAATGAATTTCAATCAACCATAccatttaaagattttgtaAAACatcaaattaattcaagatcaattaaattaaaatcaaaatcaataattattgCAAAGGATTGGGATGAATTAAAGAATATTCAAacttcaattaattattcaccaattttaaattatagtaataataataataatattaatgatgatgaatctgtaaatgtatttgtattttgtgGTCAAGGTCCACAATATATTACAATGATGGATGATTTGTATAATAatgaagttttttttaagaaatcagcagatttaattaatgaaaaattaattaaatatttaggATTTTCACcattagaaaaattaaaatcaattgctgattgttcaaatttaattaatgaatcaacaatttcacaacctttattatttatttttaatatttcattatttgaattatataaacaTTGGGGTATTAAACCATCAATTATTGTAGGTCATTGTATTGGTGAAGTTTTCGCTGCCTATTGTTCTGGTATGTTTGACTTAGAAACTGCATGTTTATTAGTATCCCAAAGAGGAATTGCACAGGATTCAACCAATGGTATTGGTAAAATGTtatctttatcaattggAAAGAATGAATATCAATCTATTAttccaattgaaaattatccAAATGTGGAATTTAGTTGTTTCAATTCACCAAATTCTATCGTTATTGGTGGACCTGAACATGATCTAAACGAAATATCTAAAATCTTATTAAACAATGGTGTAACAGCAACTATGTTAAGTTCACTTGCATCTTGTCATACATCAAGTCAAAATAAAACAAGAGAACAtcttacaaatttaaaatttaaacatcaacaaccaatAGTTCCAACTTTTTCAACAGTTAATACAAAACTTTTCGATAACGAATCAACAAAATTCGATTCAACTCATTTATTCAATTGTATTGCACTTCCTGTTTATTTTGATGAAACAATTTCaaacatttataaatatattgaagATAATCAATTAGGTTCAAAAGTTACATTCTTTGAAATGGCACCACatccatcattatcaaattatttaaaggaAATGATACCAATCTCTTCTAAATACtttaatgatggtgattcAGTTTCAGTATATTCACCATGTCATAAAAGGAAAAATCACCATCAAGAGTTtcaaaaaactttaattgatttatatctcaataattttaatattgattttaattgtcAATTTGGTGGGGAAAATAGATATGATAAAAGTTTCAAGAAAAATACAACCAAATTACCATTTTATCAATGGTGTGATAAATCAATCGAAATCAATGAATCATCCAAAGATGATAGTAATATAACATTTGAACaattattctttaaaaaatctgctcaatttataaaattcagtgatgaatcattaattgatagGAATGAAAGATTAATTAGATATGGTGCAGACTCATTAATTATTGTTCAAATTAAGAATTGGGTTGATAGATATTTAAAGGTTAAAAATTTAGTTACaattcaacaacttcaaaataattcaatcaatgattctattatattaattgaaCAAAAGTATAAAGAGTTTTTAGatggtaaattaatttcaaaattagagATGACCAAAGAAGAAAGAAAACAATTTTGGGAGaatgaaatgaaattggATCCATCAattcaacatttaaaaattgttaaagaaaatgataaaagagTTTTCATAACTGGTACAACAGGATTTTTAGGAGCTCATATGTTGgtacatttattaaaattatcaaattgttCAGTTACTTATTGTCTCTTAAGAAATAAATCCAATTCGACAAATCCaatcaatgaaattattaataatttaaaacatcaTAAAGTTTAtgatcaattgaatcaaattcaactttCAAAGATTGTACCAGTTATTGGTGATTTAGCAAAGGCTAGATTGGGTTTATCAGATAAAGATTATTCACTGATTGCAAACAATgcgaatttaattataaactCTGGTgctgatttaaatttagaatctGATTATAACTCTAATAAACCTGTCAATGTTGATGGTATAGTTgagattattaaattatcaatctCTGATCATATCAATGGAATTCAAAAACCAATTGTAAACTTTTCAACTTTTACAgtatttataaatcaatCTCTAAATGGTGAAGAATTTGATGAATCTATTTTACCATCATtagataatattgataatttaccaGCTGGCTATATGCAAAGTAAAGTGGTTGGAgagtatttattaattgaagcTGCAAGAAGAGGTATTCCATCAATGTTAATTAGACCACCTTCAATCTTTTCTCATCCAGAAACTGGTGTTGGACTTTCAAGTGATTTCTTTCAACTTTCAGTTCAATGTTGTTATGCAACTGGCTATTATCCAGATGTTGATATGAAAGTATTATTAACTCCTGTTGATTGGGTCTCTGATAAtacaatgaatttaatattaacagACAAATGTTGGGATGAATCAAATCAtggaaaattaaatatttacaatgTCTATGGTGATATTACTGCTCCAAAAGATATCTATGGTCcaatgaataaaatttataattgtaaACCAATCGCCTTTGGAAAATGGAGACAAATGATCATGGATTCTGATGTTTTATCATGTGTTAAATTCCGTTCTTTCCATTCAATGGATTTCCATGAAAAacataatattgataaaggTTTAAACCTTTCAAAGAGAACTAAAAATTTGCTCAAGTCAATTGGTTCTTATAACGAAAATTGGAaagtaaatgaaaaaatgataattagtcatattaattatatttttaataacaataattaa